In the Streptomyces fradiae ATCC 10745 = DSM 40063 genome, one interval contains:
- a CDS encoding 30S ribosomal protein bS22 has product MGSVIKKRRKRMAKKKHRKLLKRTRVQRRNKK; this is encoded by the coding sequence GTGGGCTCTGTTATCAAGAAGCGGCGCAAGCGGATGGCGAAGAAGAAGCACCGCAAGCTTCTGAAGCGCACCCGCGTTCAGCGCCGTAACAAGAAGTAA
- a CDS encoding NAD-dependent epimerase/dehydratase family protein produces the protein MGRVVLVTGVARQLAGRFVRRVMRDPDVDRVVGVDAVPPEHPLGGAEFVRADIRQPVMGRVLAEHGVDTVVHMDVSAAAPPGGGGRAAAKETNVIGTMQLLGACQRSPAVRRLVVRSSTVVYGSAPRDPAVFTEATPPKSLPGGGFAKDVAEVEGYVRGFARRRPDVAVCVLRFASILGPGADSPLSQYLSLPVLPTVLGYDPRLQFVHEDDVLDVLAIAAAEPRRGTLNSGTFNIAGDGVLTLSQCARRLGRPTLPLLPPAVTWAGTALRTLGVSDVSPEQIRLLTHGRVVSTVQMRETLGFEPAHTTAEAFAAFVRRRGPGLLPPAALAAAVDRVAAGLGDGVAAHLGRMVATDERRSAAGTRSAG, from the coding sequence GTGGGCAGGGTCGTGCTCGTCACCGGGGTGGCCAGGCAGCTCGCCGGCCGTTTCGTACGGCGCGTGATGCGCGACCCGGACGTCGACCGGGTCGTCGGGGTGGACGCCGTTCCGCCGGAGCACCCGCTGGGCGGCGCGGAGTTCGTCCGCGCGGACATCCGGCAGCCCGTCATGGGCCGGGTGCTCGCCGAGCACGGGGTCGACACGGTGGTGCACATGGACGTCTCCGCCGCCGCCCCGCCCGGCGGTGGCGGCCGGGCGGCGGCCAAGGAGACCAACGTCATCGGGACGATGCAGCTCCTCGGCGCCTGCCAGCGGAGCCCCGCCGTCCGCCGGCTCGTGGTCCGCTCCAGCACCGTGGTGTACGGCTCGGCGCCGCGCGACCCGGCGGTGTTCACGGAGGCGACGCCGCCCAAGTCCCTGCCGGGCGGCGGCTTCGCGAAGGACGTCGCCGAGGTCGAGGGGTATGTGCGCGGTTTCGCCCGGCGCCGCCCCGACGTGGCCGTGTGCGTCCTGCGGTTCGCGAGCATCCTGGGGCCCGGCGCGGACTCCCCGCTGAGCCAGTACCTGTCGCTGCCGGTGCTGCCGACCGTCCTCGGGTACGACCCGCGGCTGCAGTTCGTCCACGAGGACGACGTGCTGGACGTGCTGGCCATCGCGGCGGCCGAGCCGCGCCGGGGGACGCTCAACAGCGGCACGTTCAACATCGCGGGCGACGGGGTGCTGACCCTGTCGCAGTGCGCGCGGCGGCTCGGCAGGCCGACGCTGCCCCTGCTGCCGCCGGCCGTCACGTGGGCGGGCACGGCGCTGCGGACGCTGGGCGTGAGCGACGTCTCCCCGGAGCAGATCCGGCTCCTCACGCACGGCAGGGTGGTCAGCACGGTACAGATGCGCGAGACCCTCGGGTTCGAGCCGGCCCACACGACGGCGGAGGCATTCGCGGCCTTCGTACGGCGCCGGGGCCCCGGCCTGCTGCCGCCGGCCGCGCTGGCGGCGGCGGTCGACCGGGTGGCGGCGGGCCTCGGCGACGGGGTGGCGGCGCATCTGGGGCGGATGGTGGCGACGGACGAGCGGCGTTCGGCCGCCGGGACGAGGAGCGCGGGCTGA
- a CDS encoding DUF5667 domain-containing protein, which produces MIANVSAHRRANAFAQALEDQAAQQSEAPAEAGDQSRLLALADSLGELPKPAMDPEVKVVQRAQLVAAMEAMFQEGTAAGGASADPTVPEQRTSSGRGAHRATALRRLRPRTRWTKGLAAGGLTVGVAAGAFSGVAAASSDALPGDSLYGLKRGMEDLRLGLADDEADRGGIHLDHASTRLSEARRLLERGRSGDLDHESLGEIRRTLNGMQQDVAEGHRLLRLAYERDGAIGPMATLDSFARSHRGTWDGLRAKLPPQLTDVRDQVTSVFDAIDQQVAPLKSKLPGSAPGRTGPGSTGSTAPDRSTGPGPSGQAPGGQDAPAPGGTGGSDGTGTSPRPTGGTGQDTDQGLLGGGTGGLLDPDGPATSTPPSQDGPQESPAPAPDVTLPPLLPGILPGLGIDGEDAG; this is translated from the coding sequence GTGATCGCGAACGTATCGGCGCACCGGCGGGCGAACGCCTTCGCCCAGGCCCTGGAAGATCAGGCGGCCCAGCAGTCCGAGGCGCCGGCCGAAGCCGGCGACCAGAGTCGGCTCCTGGCCCTGGCCGACAGCCTCGGCGAGCTGCCGAAGCCGGCGATGGACCCCGAAGTGAAAGTGGTGCAGCGAGCCCAACTGGTCGCCGCCATGGAGGCGATGTTCCAGGAGGGCACGGCCGCGGGCGGTGCGTCCGCGGACCCTACGGTTCCGGAGCAGCGGACGTCGAGCGGCCGCGGCGCGCACCGCGCCACCGCCCTCCGGAGATTGCGGCCCCGCACCCGCTGGACGAAGGGGCTCGCCGCCGGCGGCCTCACCGTGGGCGTGGCGGCGGGCGCGTTCAGCGGAGTGGCCGCTGCCAGTTCCGACGCCCTCCCCGGTGACTCGCTCTACGGGCTCAAGCGCGGCATGGAGGACCTGCGGCTCGGCCTCGCCGACGACGAGGCGGACCGCGGAGGGATCCACCTCGACCACGCCTCCACCCGGCTCAGCGAGGCCCGCCGCCTCCTGGAGCGCGGCCGGTCCGGCGACCTGGACCACGAGTCGCTCGGCGAGATCCGCCGCACGCTCAACGGCATGCAGCAGGACGTGGCCGAGGGCCACCGCCTGCTCCGCCTCGCCTACGAGCGCGACGGCGCCATCGGCCCCATGGCCACGCTCGACTCGTTCGCCCGCAGCCACCGCGGCACCTGGGACGGACTGCGCGCCAAGCTCCCACCCCAGCTCACCGACGTACGGGACCAGGTGACCTCGGTCTTCGACGCCATAGACCAGCAGGTCGCCCCGCTCAAGTCCAAGCTGCCCGGCAGCGCGCCGGGCAGGACCGGCCCCGGATCCACCGGGTCCACGGCCCCCGACCGCTCCACGGGCCCCGGCCCGTCGGGCCAGGCACCGGGCGGCCAGGACGCCCCGGCACCGGGCGGCACGGGCGGCTCGGACGGGACGGGCACCAGCCCCCGCCCGACCGGCGGCACCGGCCAGGACACCGACCAGGGCCTCCTCGGCGGCGGCACGGGCGGCCTCCTCGATCCGGACGGGCCCGCCACGTCGACGCCGCCCTCCCAGGACGGCCCGCAGGAGTCCCCCGCTCCCGCACCCGACGTGACGCTCCCGCCGCTGCTCCCGGGCATCCTCCCGGGCCTCGGCATCGACGGCGAGGACGCCGGCTAG
- a CDS encoding lysophospholipid acyltransferase family protein — protein MADAKIIPFDPFDEDRPRGGASRAARGRDAPAARPVTALPGRSAAAPDDGRAQGAGGAAPDDGASRGAGAAHPAGRGPAGGPAPGAGSGAGAGSGAGAEGGADGPGREDGWDRRLAAGLAFLRRRITGAYEVDEFGFDEELTDQVLMSLLRPLFDTYFRVEVRGVENIPAEGGALVVANHSGTVPLDALMMQVAVHDHHPAGRHLRLLAADLVFMLPVVSELARKAGHTLACTEDAERLLGRGEVVGVMPEGFKGIGKPFGERYKLQRFGRGGFVSTALRTRAPIVPCSIVGAEETYPMVGNAKTLARLLGLPYFPLTPTFPWLGPLGALPLPTKWTIEFGEPIPTDGYAPEAAEDPMLMFNLTDQVRERIQHTLYALLVRRRSVFF, from the coding sequence ATGGCGGACGCCAAGATCATTCCCTTCGACCCCTTCGACGAGGACCGCCCCCGGGGCGGGGCCTCCCGTGCCGCACGGGGGCGCGACGCTCCGGCCGCCCGCCCGGTGACCGCCCTGCCGGGCCGGTCGGCCGCCGCGCCGGACGACGGCCGGGCGCAGGGCGCCGGGGGCGCGGCGCCGGACGACGGGGCCTCGCGCGGGGCCGGTGCGGCGCACCCGGCCGGGCGGGGGCCGGCCGGCGGGCCCGCGCCCGGGGCGGGTTCGGGCGCCGGGGCCGGGTCGGGGGCCGGGGCCGAGGGCGGTGCGGACGGACCGGGCCGGGAGGACGGCTGGGACCGGCGGCTCGCGGCGGGGCTCGCGTTCCTGCGGCGGCGGATCACCGGTGCTTACGAGGTCGACGAGTTCGGCTTCGACGAGGAGCTGACCGACCAGGTCCTGATGTCGCTGCTGCGGCCCCTGTTCGACACGTACTTCCGCGTCGAGGTGCGGGGCGTCGAGAACATCCCGGCCGAGGGCGGCGCCCTGGTCGTGGCGAACCACTCGGGCACGGTGCCGCTGGACGCGCTGATGATGCAGGTGGCGGTGCACGACCACCATCCGGCGGGGCGTCACCTGCGGCTGCTCGCCGCGGACCTGGTGTTCATGCTGCCGGTCGTCAGCGAGCTGGCCCGCAAGGCCGGGCACACCCTGGCGTGTACGGAGGACGCGGAGCGGCTGCTCGGGCGCGGTGAGGTCGTCGGAGTGATGCCGGAGGGCTTCAAGGGGATCGGCAAGCCGTTCGGCGAGCGGTACAAGCTGCAGCGGTTCGGGCGGGGCGGGTTCGTGTCGACGGCGCTGCGCACGCGGGCGCCGATCGTGCCGTGCTCCATCGTCGGGGCGGAGGAGACGTACCCGATGGTCGGCAACGCGAAGACGCTGGCGCGGCTGCTGGGGCTGCCGTACTTCCCGCTGACGCCGACGTTCCCGTGGCTGGGGCCGCTGGGTGCGCTGCCGCTGCCGACGAAGTGGACGATCGAGTTCGGTGAGCCGATCCCGACGGACGGGTACGCGCCGGAGGCGGCGGAGGACCCGATGCTGATGTTCAACCTGACGGACCAGGTGCGGGAGCGGATCCAGCACACGCTCTACGCACTGCTGGTGCGGCGGCGGTCGGTGTTCTTCTGA
- a CDS encoding helix-turn-helix domain-containing protein, whose translation MVAAGETPLNEVRFLTVAEVASVMRVSKMTVYRLVHSGHLPAIRVGRSFRVPEQAVHEYLRDSFVGVETA comes from the coding sequence ATGGTTGCTGCTGGCGAGACTCCTCTCAACGAGGTCAGGTTCCTTACCGTGGCGGAAGTCGCCTCGGTCATGCGCGTGTCGAAGATGACCGTGTACCGCTTGGTGCACAGCGGTCATCTGCCGGCGATCCGGGTGGGCAGGTCCTTCCGGGTGCCGGAGCAGGCGGTGCACGAGTACCTCCGCGACTCCTTCGTGGGGGTGGAGACGGCGTAG
- a CDS encoding phosphatase, producing the protein MLSTGALRAHLLAAGLAGPVATAREKSLRNYRLFAARDPRVTLGLDPERPWDERELLRLMADRCGVSGDPGLRTGRDVIDPERTLRALDAFAARLAAAARRRAPVLFGTGHPHRLLGFYATLADAMSSAGCPVLTPAQGRCVDITTRFGVRTHRLAYARGVAVVRERGGAGDGGEAGAHTHSPLPVRVVLGVAAEAGGPLPELVVGDHGWVCGAGQLGIEAMGLADTDDPALFVGEAEGQVAVAVPVDDAVPADYYRPLSRYVLNRACLSQ; encoded by the coding sequence GGCGGCGGGACTGGCCGGGCCCGTCGCCACGGCGCGCGAGAAGAGCCTGCGCAACTACCGGCTGTTCGCCGCCCGCGATCCGCGCGTCACGCTCGGCCTGGACCCCGAACGGCCCTGGGACGAGCGGGAACTGCTGCGGCTGATGGCCGACCGGTGCGGGGTGTCGGGCGACCCCGGGCTGCGGACCGGGCGCGATGTGATCGACCCCGAGCGGACCCTGCGGGCCCTGGACGCGTTCGCCGCGCGGCTCGCCGCCGCGGCCCGGCGCCGCGCCCCCGTGCTGTTCGGGACGGGGCACCCGCACAGGCTGCTGGGCTTCTACGCCACTCTGGCAGACGCCATGTCGTCGGCGGGATGTCCTGTACTCACCCCCGCGCAGGGGAGATGTGTCGACATAACGACCCGATTCGGCGTACGCACGCACCGACTCGCCTACGCGCGCGGTGTCGCCGTCGTACGGGAGCGGGGAGGCGCGGGCGACGGTGGTGAAGCGGGCGCACACACCCATTCGCCGTTGCCCGTGCGGGTGGTCCTGGGGGTGGCGGCCGAGGCCGGCGGACCCCTTCCGGAACTGGTCGTGGGGGACCACGGCTGGGTCTGCGGGGCAGGTCAGCTGGGCATCGAGGCGATGGGCCTGGCCGACACGGACGACCCCGCGCTCTTCGTCGGGGAGGCGGAGGGACAGGTGGCGGTCGCGGTGCCGGTCGACGACGCCGTACCGGCCGATTACTACCGCCCGCTCTCTCGCTATGTACTCAATCGGGCCTGTCTGTCACAGTAG